The window ATCGCTGATAACACGAGCAAAGCGGACGACTCCTTTATTGAAATCTTCCTGATTGGCTCCGGCAAGTTTTGCAGAAAATGCATATTTTTGGAGTTCTTCTACAGTCAAGCCAACCCTTGCTGAAGTTTTGGCAAGATCATCAGCAAAGTTTGCAGTACTTTTTGTGATTGCTAAAATACCAGCACCGGCAGCCCCAAGAGCAACACCAACTGGCAATAAAGCGCTTCTAATGTTGCCTAGACCTTGTTTAAATTGATTCGTTGCAGAATTGAGCCTGTTGAGCTGACTCTTTGCTTTGAGAGCAAAGACCTTAAAGCTTCCCTGAACGCGCTTTATAGGGTCATTTAAAGCCTTAATATTTCTTCCAATTGACTGAAGTGGACTTGAAATTTTGTCAATTGCAGATAATTTTATATTGAAAGGAAAATCAGCCACGTTTTTTCATCTCCTCGTGTATTTCTTCGCACCGATCAATCCAAAAAAGCAGGTCATCTGCCGTAATGTTATCAAGGTCAGAAAGCGAAAAATGAAATGTGTACGCGAGAAGACCTAGCCACTGTTTCCAGTCTTTTGGCCACGCGCTAAAAAATTTCCGATGACCTCCGACATCTTTTGCAAATCAACTAAGTCTAATTCATCAACCACTTTGTCAGGCACTTCTACTAAATCCTTCATTAAGTCGATAAAATCTCCTGTATTCATATTATCAGGATTGAAGCGACGCATATCTTTTGCTTTTGGCCTTCGTATAGTTAGCTTTTTATAAACCTCTGAGCCAAACTCTATCGGGTAATCTAATTCTATTGTTGCCTCTTTTGAACTCATAATTACCTCTAAGCTGTAATTTCTTCAGCAGATGTTCCTTCAAAACGTACTTCGATTTCACCTTCTTCAGTCGTAATATTCCCATCACCAGCATACCAAGCTTCACGCAGGAGAATGATTTTGCTATTCGCAAGACTAAGCGTCACCGTTACATCACTTAAAGCAAGAAGAGCATTCTTTACATCAAGATCAACATCATCGGTAAAAGCTCCTTCAATGAAAGGAACCTGGGGCATTTCTTTATAACCATGAACGCTATCAGAACCTACTACCGCTTCTTTTTTGGGATGACCAAGATTATAGGTAAAATTTCCTTTCGCTCTAAATTTTGTTCCACCTATAACTAAGGCAATCAAACCACCTCGACGACGAGCCATATTTTATCTCCTTTAGAGTAAAAATTGAATTTGTACTCCGGTGACACGTAATTGGTTAATCAGATCAGGTGGCAAGAGGATGTCGAGCCGATCAGGATCACCAACATTTCTTTCAACGATTAAATCACGCTTAAATTGGTCAATATTTTCTACCAAACCCAGTTCTTCCCATTGTCTAAACTTTGCGACAGCTTCAGCCTTTGCAATTTTAGGTGTTACAATTGCCTGTCCAGGGCCATAATTCACACCGTCATTTGCAAGTTTATGATTCGGAAATTTCAGCAAGAAAGTATTCCTAAAATCAAAACGAAGATATGAAAGCGTGAGCACTGTATTCACATTCAAGAAACTAATATCTGGTGCACCAAAGACATTCGTTTTGAATGTTGTAATCATCCGTTCAATACGGACATTTCCACCATCATCAACGAAATAAGTACTGATTCCATTTTCAAGGAGTTGATTACGTTCCTGGCGTGTAAACTGCTCTGTTTCTTTTGGCGGAAGCAGTTTTAATAATTGCAAAGTCTGAAAGGGTCGAGCAGGGTCTCGCTGTGCTGCAAGTGCAATTCGTCCAGCCATTGCACCAACCCATTCCCAAGGGGAGTTTGGTCCTTCTATGGTCATAATAGAAACAAGATGACTGTTTCTGCTATTCCCAAGTGCTGTAAGACCACCAAAAATATCTCGTTTAGCACTAAGCGCTATGCCTTCATTTTGACGTAATGGCCCCCAACGATCAGTCAACTCAGTTTCCATTGCCGTTAAGTTCGCTGCATCTGTGTATGGGAAAGCAATAATATTATACTGTGTTTCTGCAAGTAGGTTGATAACAAGACTAACATCAGGATTGCCTGCACCAACAGCCATGTCAACAATATCAGCAGTAAGACCAGCAGGAAGTTTTTCACCATCAAAATAATTTAAACGAATATCAATTTCATTTCCAAGCTCACCACCATTTTTTGCGGTGAGATCAACTATCGTATCGTCAACTCCGTTTACAACAGCAGTAACAACAGCGTCGGCATCAGCAGCAATAGCAGCTTGAAGCGCAGCAGCAACGTCAGTTGGGGTATCGGTTGTAGCAACTGAAACACGATAGCGACGACCTGCTATATAAACATTCAAAAGACCTGCTTCAGTTGGAACACCGCCAATATCTATTTGCCAAACAGCTTGAATAGCAGCTCCATCATCTGCAAGAGGTACAGCCAAAAGTTCCGTAGATTTGTTATTATCTAAAATTTTCTCACACATTTGAGCAAGATGCGAACCTGGCCCATATTTTTTTCTAGCTTGTCCTGCACTCGTAATATGAGAAAACGTCAAAGCTGCATCAGTTCCAGCAACAAGTTTTTGACCTATAGCGAGAATTTTATAAGGTTGAATAGAAGGCCCTTGCTGTGCATTTGTATTATCAAATTCAACATAAACAAATGGCACTCGTTGGTTTGCTGGTATCTCGTTAAAGCTAATAGTCATAGCTTTTCTCCCTTATCTTATTTAGATTTTTCTGTGCTCTTTTTTGATTCTTTTACTTGCACGCTTGAAGGTTTTTTACTTTTATCTTCTTCAACAAGGACACAATCACCGTCTTTCAGGCGACGTGCCCAAAATTTATCCGTAATATCAACTTCAATACCATCAGCAGGAATATGCTTTCCTGTCTTAGGATCAGGTATCCTATAATTTGGACTAAAAGGTTTCA is drawn from Deltaproteobacteria bacterium CG11_big_fil_rev_8_21_14_0_20_42_23 and contains these coding sequences:
- a CDS encoding phage tail protein, encoding MARRRGGLIALVIGGTKFRAKGNFTYNLGHPKKEAVVGSDSVHGYKEMPQVPFIEGAFTDDVDLDVKNALLALSDVTVTLSLANSKIILLREAWYAGDGNITTEEGEIEVRFEGTSAEEITA
- a CDS encoding phage tail protein; the encoded protein is MTISFNEIPANQRVPFVYVEFDNTNAQQGPSIQPYKILAIGQKLVAGTDAALTFSHITSAGQARKKYGPGSHLAQMCEKILDNNKSTELLAVPLADDGAAIQAVWQIDIGGVPTEAGLLNVYIAGRRYRVSVATTDTPTDVAAALQAAIAADADAVVTAVVNGVDDTIVDLTAKNGGELGNEIDIRLNYFDGEKLPAGLTADIVDMAVGAGNPDVSLVINLLAETQYNIIAFPYTDAANLTAMETELTDRWGPLRQNEGIALSAKRDIFGGLTALGNSRNSHLVSIMTIEGPNSPWEWVGAMAGRIALAAQRDPARPFQTLQLLKLLPPKETEQFTRQERNQLLENGISTYFVDDGGNVRIERMITTFKTNVFGAPDISFLNVNTVLTLSYLRFDFRNTFLLKFPNHKLANDGVNYGPGQAIVTPKIAKAEAVAKFRQWEELGLVENIDQFKRDLIVERNVGDPDRLDILLPPDLINQLRVTGVQIQFLL
- a CDS encoding DUF2635 domain-containing protein codes for the protein MKNKSTKVKLKPFSPNYRIPDPKTGKHIPADGIEVDITDKFWARRLKDGDCVLVEEDKSKKPSSVQVKESKKSTEKSK